The following proteins are co-located in the Granulicella pectinivorans genome:
- the larE gene encoding ATP-dependent sacrificial sulfur transferase LarE — MRLDEALEQKSAHLHQILTDLGSVLVAYSGGTDSAFLAYAAYQALGDKMLAVIADSPSLPRAELSAALAFTAQHGIPTKVLLTDELDREDYVRNDSQRCFHCKDTLFAAMEVNRQQLGFQHLAYGMNLDDRGEFRPGQKAAALYAAAAPLVTAALTKPEIRALAREAGLTLADKPASACLSSRIEYGRPVTRENLLQVEQAEAALHALGFWQVRVRHHGDLARIEIARPDLPRALTLEVLDQITAALKPLGFTYVTLDTQGYRSGSMNDALTQISLPDHREGHAKQSHVTK; from the coding sequence ATGCGTCTTGACGAAGCCCTGGAACAAAAGTCGGCACATCTCCACCAGATCCTCACGGACCTTGGCTCCGTACTGGTCGCCTACTCCGGCGGCACCGACTCCGCCTTCCTCGCCTACGCGGCTTACCAGGCCCTCGGCGACAAGATGCTGGCCGTCATCGCAGACTCCCCCTCCCTCCCGCGCGCGGAGTTGTCAGCCGCCCTCGCCTTCACCGCCCAGCACGGCATCCCCACCAAGGTCCTCCTGACGGATGAACTCGATCGCGAAGACTACGTCCGCAACGACTCCCAGCGCTGCTTCCATTGCAAAGACACCCTCTTCGCCGCCATGGAGGTTAATCGTCAACAACTTGGCTTCCAACACCTCGCCTATGGCATGAACCTCGACGACCGCGGCGAGTTCCGCCCCGGCCAGAAGGCCGCCGCGCTCTACGCCGCCGCCGCCCCTCTGGTCACCGCTGCCCTCACGAAACCGGAAATCCGAGCCCTCGCCCGCGAAGCAGGTCTGACCCTGGCCGACAAACCAGCCTCCGCCTGCCTCTCCTCCCGCATCGAGTACGGCCGCCCCGTCACCCGCGAAAACCTGCTCCAGGTCGAGCAGGCCGAAGCCGCCCTCCACGCCCTGGGCTTCTGGCAGGTCCGCGTCCGCCACCATGGAGACCTCGCCCGCATCGAGATCGCCCGCCCCGATCTACCCCGCGCCCTGACCCTCGAGGTTCTAGATCAGATCACCGCCGCCCTCAAGCCCCTCGGCTTCACCTACGTCACCCTAGACACGCAGGGCTACCGCTCCGGCTCCATGAACGACGCTCTCACCCAAATCTCCCTTCCCGACCATCGGGAGGGCCACGCGAAGCAGTCACACGTCACGAAGTGA
- the larC gene encoding nickel pincer cofactor biosynthesis protein LarC, whose protein sequence is MRIAYLDCFAGISGDMFLGALLEAGVPAQIFHDATAAMNLGASLKIETVNRSGISSTKVHVLAGESLAESHAHPHIPQAEGISPELIHSRMHNPSRPLSEIKKMIDESNLDYDIKSTTSIIFTLLANSEAKIHNAPVEEIHFHEVGAVDAIVDIVCAAAGIHHLGIDAWYASPINVGGGMVDCAHGRFPVPAPATADLLRGMPTYSAHIQKELVTPTGAAILKALSPSFGPQPPMRVATIGYGAGTRNPESFPNVLRLSVGTSDSLPGPDTVTVLETAIDDLSPEILAHVTELALAQGALDVMTTPVHMKKNRLGTLITLLAAPADAPALERLLLTETSTLGIRIRQDRRVTLDRTHKTVQTPYGAIRIKIGSQAGEERNAAPEFEDCRAASSQYGVPLKIIFQAAIAAYQNSK, encoded by the coding sequence ATGCGCATCGCCTATCTAGACTGCTTCGCCGGTATCTCCGGCGATATGTTCCTCGGAGCTCTCCTCGAAGCCGGCGTCCCGGCGCAGATCTTTCACGATGCTACGGCAGCCATGAATCTAGGGGCATCCCTGAAGATCGAAACCGTCAACAGAAGCGGCATCTCCTCCACCAAGGTGCACGTCCTGGCAGGCGAAAGCCTCGCCGAATCCCACGCCCATCCCCACATTCCACAAGCGGAGGGTATATCTCCAGAGCTTATCCACAGCCGGATGCACAATCCGAGCCGACCCCTTTCAGAAATCAAGAAGATGATTGATGAGAGCAACTTAGACTATGACATTAAAAGCACTACATCGATTATTTTCACCCTCCTCGCGAATTCGGAGGCCAAAATCCACAATGCACCCGTCGAGGAGATTCATTTCCATGAGGTGGGCGCAGTTGACGCCATCGTCGACATCGTCTGCGCCGCCGCCGGCATCCATCATCTCGGTATCGACGCCTGGTACGCCTCCCCCATCAACGTAGGCGGCGGCATGGTCGACTGCGCCCACGGACGCTTCCCCGTCCCCGCCCCGGCCACCGCCGACCTCCTCCGCGGCATGCCTACCTACTCCGCGCACATCCAGAAGGAGCTCGTCACTCCCACCGGCGCCGCCATCCTCAAAGCCCTCTCCCCCAGCTTCGGCCCCCAGCCCCCCATGCGGGTCGCGACGATCGGCTACGGTGCCGGCACACGCAATCCCGAGTCCTTCCCCAACGTCCTCCGCCTGTCCGTCGGGACATCCGACTCCCTTCCCGGACCGGACACCGTCACCGTCCTCGAAACCGCCATCGACGACCTCTCCCCCGAGATCCTCGCCCACGTCACCGAGTTGGCCCTCGCCCAGGGCGCACTCGACGTCATGACGACCCCCGTCCACATGAAGAAGAACCGCCTTGGCACCCTCATCACCCTCCTCGCCGCCCCGGCCGACGCCCCGGCCCTTGAGCGCCTCCTGCTCACCGAGACCAGCACGCTGGGCATCCGCATCCGACAGGACCGCCGCGTGACCCTCGACCGCACTCACAAGACGGTCCAAACCCCCTACGGTGCGATCCGCATTAAAATCGGATCTCAGGCCGGCGAAGAACGCAACGCCGCCCCCGAATTCGAAGACTGCCGCGCCGCCTCCAGCCAGTACGGCGTCCCCCTCAAGATCATCTTCCAGGCCGCGATCGCCGCCTACCAGAACAGCAAATGA
- a CDS encoding TonB-dependent receptor encodes MEERSQAGKHPESQAGRSRSHARVELRATAPTGGEMPKSRKATGGFVASVLLAMLVVLLGGLPAARAQGGTGQMKGVVVDPSGAVVPGAVVTVISLDNGFTRGTVSRPDGSFLIPLLDPQHYRVQVVAPGFKKLVRGPITVQVTETADLGQVPLSIGEQNQTVTVSSKEALLNTENATLGKVFDSTIIEAMPLSTRNFTQLLGLQAGVIGAIPDTLTFGNGGNAAAGYSVGGGTENSINIDGVSATSSSTGNISVPSPDALAEFKMQTSTYSAEYGRANGGSIDVTTKTGTNRFHGDGFYFFRNKALDANLYFNKQTQLANGQPNTPPDLRQNQFGGTVGGPVLRDKIFFFFSYQETKQVNGNSGLSINNSYPLLPSGDRSNTGALQQFLGATYGGEAGLFGGEPVAANGSNINPVALKLIQAKFANGNYVLPYVPAKDTTGAGRANVGQFVWDYPNLYRERQYLANGNYKLTPNQTLSTNYFNSHSLVSTSNGTVPGFTADSPSISENAVITHDLIITPTLVNQIKIGFLRQVNNYENNNGGLHASDIGMLQTPSAHDNLPSLIFALPGLTFPNSQISTQTSTENQYSLSDILSWSKGRHNMRFGGTAMQHQLYLDLTRSGAIITYNMADLLIGKDGTANGSGLSNLLVTTESSGSFKRFYTFRDFSPFFQDDYKIAKSLTLNLGIRYDYFAWPTETKGLLDNFIPSQIGEGLYGIPSSSQQYSGYTISQKFKQLNPSFVLPGGVQQVNDQLGLTPNYKNFAPRVGFAYSPRKDLSIRGGFGLFFTRVSTGIAQAVIQGFPFNQVAFYSFGSEGTLQDPFSHLNLPPDSAYPLYQPRTYGPTTTATNLFNAAAPILRNPYTEQFNLSLQQDLGHDFLLEIAYQGSNGVKLLQALSQNQPGIASTSNPIRGITNNLRLADTCAPPNCTVAPDPTNTGSLNVADRTPVAGVLADQGLLVSQTSASSHFNAFELTLNKRMSHGLQLLSAFTWSKAMSSAGGDGPYDNNNTHHMFISGGDRTFRLTTSAVYQLGDILKNPGRNFAIGALNRTVGQWTMATSITAQSGTPIGFQFSNTTVGAGSRKLQSNLTYSLAPGATIDQIKGHGPTRNRLNNYFNTGSLYNTNPLCPDSQATVVNPCNSVHEYNPITNAAATAVPNCGPKTVADKYGPPSVFVCPGAASYSPSFGDLPPMLSSIRNPGQKTVDFSLTKKLPIYREYNLEFRADAFNLFNWAEFGGPDSSPGSVTFGLIQSTTVEPRVLQVAMKFKF; translated from the coding sequence ATGGAAGAGAGATCGCAGGCAGGGAAACACCCAGAGTCTCAGGCTGGTCGCTCACGGAGTCATGCTCGTGTGGAATTAAGGGCGACGGCTCCGACGGGTGGAGAGATGCCGAAGAGCAGGAAAGCGACGGGTGGCTTCGTTGCCAGCGTGCTTTTGGCTATGTTGGTGGTGCTTTTGGGGGGATTGCCTGCGGCTCGAGCGCAGGGAGGCACGGGCCAGATGAAGGGGGTGGTTGTCGACCCATCCGGTGCCGTGGTTCCGGGCGCCGTGGTCACGGTTATCAGTCTGGACAACGGCTTTACGCGCGGCACGGTGAGCCGGCCCGATGGCTCGTTCCTGATTCCTCTGCTCGATCCGCAGCACTATCGCGTACAGGTCGTCGCGCCGGGCTTCAAGAAGCTCGTGCGCGGACCGATCACGGTGCAGGTCACGGAGACGGCCGATCTTGGGCAGGTTCCGTTGAGCATCGGCGAACAGAACCAGACCGTCACCGTCTCCAGCAAGGAAGCTTTGCTCAATACTGAGAACGCCACGCTGGGCAAGGTTTTCGATTCGACCATCATCGAAGCCATGCCGCTCTCCACGCGCAACTTCACCCAGTTGCTGGGTCTACAAGCCGGTGTGATCGGAGCCATCCCCGACACGCTTACCTTCGGCAACGGGGGAAACGCGGCCGCTGGCTACTCGGTCGGCGGGGGTACTGAGAATTCGATCAACATCGACGGTGTCAGCGCGACTAGCTCCTCCACCGGCAACATCTCCGTCCCCTCGCCCGATGCCTTGGCCGAATTCAAAATGCAGACGAGTACCTACTCGGCGGAATATGGTCGTGCGAACGGTGGCAGCATCGATGTCACCACCAAGACGGGAACCAACCGTTTCCATGGCGACGGCTTCTACTTCTTCCGCAATAAAGCGCTCGACGCGAACCTGTACTTCAATAAGCAGACCCAACTTGCCAACGGGCAGCCCAACACTCCCCCGGACCTTCGCCAGAATCAGTTCGGAGGAACGGTCGGTGGGCCCGTTCTGCGGGACAAAATCTTCTTCTTTTTCTCCTATCAGGAAACCAAGCAAGTCAATGGTAATTCTGGACTGAGTATCAATAATAGTTATCCACTGCTGCCCTCTGGCGATCGCAGCAACACGGGAGCCCTCCAGCAGTTCTTGGGTGCAACCTACGGCGGAGAAGCAGGTTTGTTCGGTGGCGAACCCGTCGCCGCCAACGGTTCCAACATCAACCCGGTCGCACTCAAACTCATTCAGGCCAAGTTCGCCAACGGCAACTATGTCTTGCCCTACGTCCCCGCGAAAGACACGACCGGTGCCGGAAGAGCCAACGTCGGACAGTTCGTCTGGGACTATCCCAACCTCTACAGGGAAAGGCAGTATCTGGCGAATGGCAACTATAAGCTCACGCCCAACCAAACCCTCTCAACCAATTACTTCAACTCCCACTCCCTGGTCAGCACCTCCAACGGTACCGTTCCAGGATTCACCGCGGATTCGCCGTCGATCAGCGAAAACGCCGTCATCACCCACGACCTGATCATCACGCCAACTCTCGTCAATCAGATCAAAATAGGCTTCCTTCGCCAGGTGAACAACTATGAGAACAATAACGGCGGGCTCCACGCGAGCGATATCGGTATGCTCCAGACGCCCAGTGCGCATGACAATCTTCCATCGCTGATCTTTGCGCTCCCTGGGCTCACCTTTCCTAACTCGCAAATTTCGACCCAGACCAGTACGGAAAATCAATACTCGCTGAGCGATATCCTCAGTTGGAGTAAAGGTCGTCACAACATGCGCTTCGGCGGAACCGCGATGCAACACCAGCTCTATCTCGACCTCACCCGCTCTGGTGCCATCATCACGTACAACATGGCAGACCTTCTCATCGGGAAGGACGGCACAGCCAACGGTTCCGGCCTCAGCAACCTTCTCGTCACCACTGAATCCAGCGGCAGCTTCAAGCGTTTCTATACCTTCAGGGACTTCAGCCCATTCTTTCAGGATGACTACAAGATCGCGAAGAGTCTGACCCTCAACCTCGGTATCCGCTACGACTACTTCGCTTGGCCGACCGAAACCAAGGGACTGTTGGACAACTTCATACCCAGCCAGATCGGTGAAGGGCTTTACGGCATTCCAAGCAGCTCACAACAATACAGCGGCTACACCATCAGTCAGAAGTTCAAGCAACTCAATCCCAGCTTCGTGCTCCCCGGTGGCGTACAGCAAGTCAACGACCAGCTCGGGCTAACCCCCAACTACAAAAACTTCGCACCGCGCGTCGGCTTCGCTTATTCCCCAAGGAAAGACCTCTCTATTCGCGGCGGCTTTGGTCTCTTCTTCACTCGCGTTTCCACCGGGATCGCGCAGGCCGTCATCCAGGGGTTTCCTTTCAACCAGGTTGCCTTCTACTCGTTCGGCTCGGAAGGAACCCTTCAAGATCCGTTCTCGCACCTCAACCTTCCGCCCGATTCAGCTTATCCGCTGTACCAGCCACGCACCTATGGCCCAACGACAACCGCCACCAACCTATTCAACGCAGCGGCACCGATCCTGCGGAACCCCTATACTGAGCAGTTCAACCTGAGCCTCCAGCAGGACCTCGGCCACGACTTCCTGCTGGAAATCGCCTATCAGGGTTCGAACGGGGTCAAACTTCTGCAAGCCCTCTCGCAGAACCAACCAGGGATTGCGTCCACGTCAAATCCCATCCGTGGAATTACCAATAACCTCCGACTCGCAGACACCTGTGCACCGCCAAACTGCACGGTTGCTCCGGACCCAACCAACACGGGTAGCCTCAACGTCGCGGATCGGACCCCCGTGGCTGGTGTTCTAGCCGATCAAGGACTCCTCGTATCGCAAACCTCCGCGAGCAGCCACTTCAATGCATTCGAATTGACGCTCAACAAGCGCATGAGCCACGGGCTCCAGCTCCTATCCGCATTCACCTGGTCCAAAGCCATGAGCTCGGCAGGCGGAGACGGGCCCTATGACAACAACAACACACATCATATGTTCATCTCCGGCGGAGATCGTACCTTCCGCCTCACCACCAGCGCGGTGTACCAGCTTGGCGACATTTTGAAGAACCCAGGCCGCAACTTTGCCATAGGTGCACTCAACCGCACCGTAGGACAATGGACGATGGCGACCAGCATTACCGCACAATCTGGAACGCCCATCGGGTTCCAGTTCTCCAATACGACTGTTGGAGCGGGCTCACGTAAGCTCCAGAGCAACCTCACCTATAGCCTGGCACCAGGAGCAACGATCGACCAGATTAAAGGACATGGCCCGACCCGGAATCGACTTAATAACTACTTCAACACGGGCAGTCTTTACAACACCAACCCATTGTGCCCCGACTCACAGGCCACAGTAGTCAATCCATGCAACTCCGTCCATGAATACAACCCAATCACGAACGCTGCAGCAACTGCGGTACCAAATTGCGGACCCAAGACCGTAGCAGACAAATACGGACCCCCATCTGTCTTTGTTTGTCCCGGGGCCGCAAGTTATTCCCCTTCATTTGGAGATTTACCGCCAATGCTATCCTCCATCCGGAATCCAGGACAAAAGACAGTGGACTTCTCCCTTACCAAGAAGCTCCCGATCTACAGGGAGTACAATTTGGAATTCCGCGCGGATGCCTTCAACCTCTTCAATTGGGCCGAGTTCGGCGGACCTGACTCATCACCGGGGAGTGTAACCTTCGGCCTCATCCAGTCAACCACCGTCGAACCTCGCGTACTGCAAGTCGCCATGAAATTCAAGTTCTAG
- a CDS encoding DUF3565 domain-containing protein: MDRRVVGFRQDVAGEWVVVMECGHERHVRHDPPWTVREWVLTEAGRMSWVGRGMECVVCAGEAG, translated from the coding sequence ATGGATCGGCGTGTGGTTGGATTTCGGCAGGATGTGGCGGGGGAGTGGGTGGTGGTGATGGAGTGTGGGCATGAGCGGCATGTGAGGCACGATCCGCCGTGGACGGTAAGGGAGTGGGTGTTGACCGAGGCGGGACGGATGAGTTGGGTGGGGCGGGGGATGGAGTGTGTGGTCTGCGCCGGGGAGGCGGGATGA
- the ispG gene encoding flavodoxin-dependent (E)-4-hydroxy-3-methylbut-2-enyl-diphosphate synthase, with translation MPDIHRRQSVTVNIGGVRVGSSAPVVVQSMTNTDTADVESTVQQIAALARAGSEMVRITVNNDDAAKAVPYIRDGIAAKGWTTPIIGDFHYNGHQLLTKYPDCAEALAKYRINPGNCSIGRKDDDNFRTMVEVAVKHQKPVRIGVNWGSLDQALLTKMMDENSKLSDPLPARDVMMEAMVVSAVDNAAAAERYGLRRDQIILSAKVSGVRDLVDVYTELARRCDNALHLGLTEAGMGMKGVVASTAGLAPLLLAGIGDTIRVSLTPTPGGDRSEEVRCGQQILQSLGIRSFMPQVTSCPGCGRTTSTYFQKLAEDVQGYLVESMPEWKKIYPGVEELKLAVMGCIVNGPGESKHANIGISLPGTFEDPKAPVYIDGKLHTTLKGDHIVEEFQVILDQYVQNRYGNGTHVINTAKPETVEPPVFAVLP, from the coding sequence ATGCCAGACATCCATCGTCGCCAGTCCGTCACAGTCAATATTGGAGGCGTCCGCGTCGGCTCCTCTGCTCCCGTCGTCGTCCAGTCCATGACCAACACCGACACGGCAGACGTCGAGTCCACCGTCCAGCAGATCGCGGCCCTCGCCCGCGCCGGCTCCGAGATGGTCCGCATCACCGTCAACAACGACGACGCAGCCAAGGCCGTGCCCTATATCCGCGACGGCATCGCCGCCAAAGGCTGGACCACGCCCATCATCGGCGACTTCCACTACAACGGCCACCAGCTCCTCACCAAGTACCCCGATTGCGCCGAAGCCCTCGCGAAGTACCGCATCAACCCCGGCAACTGCTCCATCGGCCGCAAGGACGACGACAACTTCCGCACCATGGTCGAAGTCGCCGTCAAGCACCAGAAGCCCGTCCGCATCGGCGTCAACTGGGGTTCGCTCGATCAGGCTCTCCTCACGAAGATGATGGACGAGAACTCCAAACTCTCTGACCCGCTCCCCGCCCGCGACGTCATGATGGAGGCGATGGTCGTCTCCGCCGTCGACAACGCCGCCGCCGCCGAGCGCTACGGCCTCCGCCGCGACCAGATCATCCTCTCCGCCAAAGTCTCCGGCGTCCGAGACCTCGTCGATGTCTACACCGAGCTCGCCCGCCGCTGCGACAACGCGCTGCACCTTGGCCTCACCGAAGCCGGCATGGGCATGAAAGGCGTCGTTGCCTCCACCGCCGGTCTCGCCCCGCTCCTGCTCGCCGGCATCGGCGACACCATCCGCGTCTCACTCACCCCCACCCCCGGCGGCGATCGCTCCGAGGAAGTCCGCTGCGGCCAGCAGATCCTCCAGTCACTCGGCATCCGCTCCTTCATGCCCCAGGTCACAAGCTGCCCCGGCTGCGGACGCACCACCAGCACCTACTTCCAGAAGCTCGCCGAAGATGTCCAGGGCTACCTCGTCGAGTCCATGCCCGAGTGGAAGAAGATCTACCCCGGCGTCGAAGAGCTCAAGCTCGCCGTCATGGGCTGCATCGTCAACGGCCCCGGCGAGAGCAAACACGCCAACATCGGCATCTCGCTCCCCGGCACCTTCGAGGATCCCAAAGCTCCTGTCTATATAGACGGCAAGCTCCACACCACCCTCAAGGGAGACCACATCGTCGAGGAGTTCCAGGTCATCCTCGACCAGTACGTCCAGAACCGCTACGGCAACGGCACCCACGTCATCAACACCGCCAAGCCCGAAACCGTAGAGCCCCCAGTCTTCGCCGTACTGCCCTAA
- a CDS encoding DUF4126 domain-containing protein, with the protein MMGLDLSPGTLTALVVALGFAAGLNVYATVFALGVMARMHWVVLPTGLEGVANGWVMGASGVLFAGEFVADKIPGVDLVWNALHTFVRIPVAGALAYAAGEHLSPGMHLVVTLVGAGIAAVAHGSKTMARVVVTPSPEPVSNIALSTAEDGVAIGLSWVALHHPWVGSGVVVGLIVGAGAAGWWGVRRVRAGWRRIWAR; encoded by the coding sequence ATGATGGGTCTGGATCTTTCGCCCGGGACGCTGACGGCCTTGGTGGTCGCGCTGGGGTTTGCCGCGGGGCTGAATGTGTATGCCACTGTGTTTGCGCTGGGGGTGATGGCGCGGATGCACTGGGTGGTGCTGCCGACGGGTCTGGAGGGTGTGGCGAATGGGTGGGTGATGGGAGCGAGCGGGGTTTTGTTCGCGGGGGAGTTTGTGGCGGACAAGATTCCCGGGGTCGATCTGGTTTGGAATGCGCTGCACACGTTCGTGCGGATTCCGGTGGCGGGGGCGCTGGCGTATGCGGCGGGTGAGCATCTTTCGCCGGGGATGCATCTGGTGGTGACCCTGGTGGGGGCGGGGATCGCGGCGGTGGCGCATGGCTCGAAGACGATGGCGCGGGTGGTGGTGACTCCGAGCCCGGAGCCGGTTTCGAATATTGCGCTGAGTACGGCTGAGGATGGGGTCGCGATTGGGCTGTCGTGGGTGGCGCTGCATCATCCGTGGGTGGGGAGTGGGGTGGTGGTGGGTTTGATCGTCGGGGCGGGTGCGGCGGGATGGTGGGGGGTTCGGCGGGTACGGGCTGGGTGGCGGCGGATATGGGCTCGATGA
- a CDS encoding DUF2809 domain-containing protein, translated as MGSMRRRVVCLGWASLTMAAGLAVRMGPLGLPWGVAKYGGSGLWAVMIYWLLCVVCPEWQPVTVGGIASAVAVAVEFGKLYRSPGMDAFRLTTAGKLLLGRYFAWWDILAYLVGIWVVVGLDGWLEGRRSR; from the coding sequence ATGGGCTCGATGAGGCGGCGGGTGGTTTGTCTGGGGTGGGCTTCGTTGACGATGGCCGCGGGGCTGGCGGTGAGGATGGGGCCGCTGGGGCTTCCGTGGGGCGTCGCGAAGTACGGTGGGTCGGGGCTTTGGGCGGTGATGATCTATTGGCTGCTGTGCGTCGTGTGTCCGGAGTGGCAGCCTGTGACCGTTGGGGGGATTGCAAGCGCCGTTGCCGTGGCGGTGGAGTTTGGGAAGCTCTACCGGTCGCCGGGGATGGATGCCTTTCGGCTTACGACGGCGGGGAAGTTGCTGTTGGGGAGGTACTTTGCCTGGTGGGATATTTTGGCGTATCTGGTGGGAATTTGGGTAGTGGTGGGGTTGGATGGGTGGCTGGAAGGAAGACGGTCTCGGTGA
- a CDS encoding tetratricopeptide repeat protein — MKSMVGLRVVRILILSLAGAGVATGQSSQPISLVQPAGTGRVVYRSDPAWKIRGLGLLDEGTRPVLELANQEQKMSLSYLMFVNDTGKHDSESCRKAVVGPILTRLGEIAAVKNSRAGTYTTKSGKVLATHSYLLSGYGEMKMEQQNLFGFFGDASTCFEVHVSKVSYEPGDQAMMEAELDRFAFDAGYQPTTMDYFQQAEILFRALQKPGAAAFYYRAALDSVPVEGMDARQVMQRRVLTDQLVMSYGMTEQFKKSRELATQAIQLDPEYPLNYYNLACADAEQGHAADARAHLQQAFDRKANVLPGEKMPDPARDSSFQKLKKDAAFWTFVQGFSTPMELRKR, encoded by the coding sequence ATGAAGAGTATGGTCGGTCTGCGCGTCGTTCGGATTTTGATTTTGTCGCTGGCCGGAGCCGGGGTTGCAACGGGGCAATCTTCCCAACCGATCAGTCTGGTGCAGCCGGCGGGGACAGGGCGCGTGGTCTACCGAAGCGACCCAGCATGGAAGATCCGTGGTTTAGGCCTGCTTGACGAGGGAACCCGCCCAGTCCTGGAGCTGGCGAACCAGGAACAGAAGATGAGCCTCTCGTACCTGATGTTTGTGAACGATACGGGGAAGCATGATTCGGAGTCGTGCCGGAAGGCCGTGGTGGGACCGATCCTCACGCGGCTGGGGGAGATCGCCGCCGTCAAGAATAGCCGGGCTGGCACGTACACGACGAAATCGGGCAAGGTGCTGGCGACGCACTCTTACCTGTTGAGCGGATACGGCGAGATGAAGATGGAGCAGCAGAATCTGTTCGGGTTCTTCGGGGACGCCTCGACCTGCTTTGAGGTGCATGTCTCGAAGGTGTCGTATGAGCCTGGGGACCAGGCGATGATGGAGGCAGAGCTGGATCGGTTCGCGTTTGATGCGGGGTACCAGCCGACGACGATGGACTACTTTCAGCAGGCGGAGATCTTGTTTCGGGCTTTGCAAAAGCCGGGAGCGGCTGCGTTTTATTACCGGGCGGCGCTGGATTCCGTTCCTGTGGAGGGGATGGATGCGCGACAGGTGATGCAGCGGCGGGTGCTCACGGACCAGTTGGTCATGTCGTACGGGATGACGGAGCAGTTCAAGAAGAGCCGAGAGCTGGCGACGCAGGCGATCCAGCTCGATCCGGAGTATCCGCTGAACTACTACAACCTGGCCTGCGCGGATGCGGAGCAGGGTCATGCGGCGGATGCGAGGGCGCATCTGCAGCAGGCGTTCGATCGTAAGGCGAATGTGCTGCCGGGAGAGAAGATGCCGGACCCGGCGAGGGACTCCTCGTTCCAGAAGTTGAAGAAGGATGCGGCGTTCTGGACGTTTGTGCAGGGGTTCTCTACGCCGATGGAGCTGCGGAAGAGATAG
- a CDS encoding GGDEF domain-containing protein: MDDLRAEILRGTPLPEEWNWSRQIIESVVTGITVSDLSLPDSPLVYVNPAFERMTGYTSREVLGRNCRFLQGTDRNQPGLVHLRNAVREGTPITTVLRNYRKDGTPFWNELYLSPIRDLTGCVTHFVGIQNDVTRRVELEGKLAYMSQHDILTGLPNRAVLMEKIDQAIQKAEGNRRLVGVLFLDLDNFKTVNDMFGHDAGDGLLRIIAERLRIRMRGTETAARLSGDEFVVVLENLRDEFEAKAILERLSQDIHRPLQLQGQDFLPSCSIGVALYPRDGKTAEELLKSADMSMYLNKHIHHQKAPGPSRLSRSS, encoded by the coding sequence ATGGACGATCTACGAGCAGAGATCTTACGCGGAACGCCCCTTCCGGAAGAGTGGAACTGGAGCCGGCAGATCATCGAGTCTGTCGTCACCGGCATCACTGTCTCCGACCTCAGCCTTCCCGACTCGCCACTCGTCTACGTGAACCCCGCCTTCGAGCGGATGACAGGCTACACCAGCCGGGAGGTCCTCGGCCGAAACTGCCGGTTTCTCCAGGGTACCGACCGGAACCAACCCGGCCTCGTCCATCTCCGCAACGCCGTCCGCGAAGGAACCCCCATCACCACCGTCCTGCGGAACTATCGCAAAGACGGCACGCCCTTCTGGAACGAGCTCTACCTCTCTCCCATACGAGACCTCACGGGATGCGTCACCCACTTCGTGGGCATCCAGAATGACGTCACCCGCCGCGTCGAACTTGAGGGGAAGCTCGCCTACATGTCACAACATGACATCCTCACGGGCCTCCCGAACCGTGCCGTCCTTATGGAAAAGATCGACCAGGCCATCCAGAAGGCCGAAGGCAACCGCCGGCTGGTCGGCGTGCTCTTCCTTGATCTCGACAACTTCAAGACGGTCAACGACATGTTCGGCCACGACGCCGGAGATGGACTCCTCCGCATTATCGCCGAAAGGCTCCGCATCCGGATGCGCGGCACCGAGACTGCAGCTCGCCTCAGTGGAGATGAGTTCGTCGTCGTCCTCGAAAATCTCCGCGACGAATTCGAGGCCAAGGCCATTCTCGAACGCCTCAGCCAGGACATTCACCGGCCGCTCCAGCTTCAGGGCCAGGATTTTCTTCCCTCCTGCAGCATCGGCGTCGCCCTTTACCCAAGAGACGGAAAAACCGCAGAAGAACTTTTAAAATCAGCAGATATGAGCATGTACCTCAACAAACACATTCACCACCAGAAGGCTCCCGGCCCAAGCCGCCTCTCGCGCAGTTCCTAG